From the Deinococcus sonorensis KR-87 genome, the window GGGGCGTGCTGCCGCAGGCGATGTACACCGAGAGCTACTACACCTTCAATGTCCGCTCGCTGCTGCACTTTCTGGAACTGCGCGACCACGAGGGCGCCCAGTACGAGACCCGGCTGTACGCCCGCGCGATGGGCGAGCTGGCCGAACCGCTGTTTCCGGTGACCTTCGCCGCGTGGCGTGAGCTGCACACCGTTGGATGACGGTTGCCTGAACGCAGCCCCAACGCCTGCTGGCGGCGTTCGCCTCACCTGCTGGGTAAACTGCCCAGATGAAGCCTGCTGATCTGTACGCCCTGGTGCGTGACGCGGCTCTGGCGTTCAGCCAGGACAATGCCCCCCGGCTTTCGGCGGCGCTCGCCTATTACGCCTTCAGCGCGGTGGCTCCGCTGCTGTTTCTGGTCACGGTGATCGCCGGGTATTTCCTGGGGCAGGCGTCGGTGCAGCAGCAGCTGCTGGAGGGCATCGGCGGCAGCGTCAGCCCGCAGGTCGCGGAGTTCATCCGCACGCTGCTGCCCAAAGCTGCCCCCTCCAACGCCATCACTGTGGCGAGCATCATCGGCGCGGTGACGGTGTTCCTGACGGCCACCGGCCTGTTCGTGCAGCTTCAGGCGTCGCTCAACAGCCTGTGGGGCTCGGACCCGCCGCCGGTCCAGAACCTCTGGACGCTGATCCGCACCCGCCTGATCGCCTTCGCGCTGGTGGTGTTCTTTGGGGCCCTGATCATCGCGTTTCTGGCGGGCAACACCTACCTGTCGGCCATTGCCGAGGGTCTAGGCAACACCATCGGCCTGGGCGCCTTTTTTGTCCGGCTGGGGTCGCTGGTGATCGGCAGCCTGTTCTTCACGCCGGTCTTTGCGGTGATCTACAAGTTCCTGCCGGCGGTCAAGCTGCAGTGGCGCGAGGTCTGGATCGGGGCAGCCATCACCGCCACGCTGTTCACCATCGGGCAGACGCTGATCGGGCTGTATTTCGGCCGGACGGCGGCCAGCAGCGCCTACGGCGCGGCCGGCGCGCTGTTCCTGATGCTGCTGTGGATCTACTACAGCAGCATGCTGGTGTTCTTCGGGGCCGAGATTACCTGGGTGTATTCGCAGCGCTACGGCACCCAGGCGGGCGGCGCCGGCAACCCCACCAAGAAGGCGGCGGTGGCGCAG encodes:
- a CDS encoding YihY/virulence factor BrkB family protein, which translates into the protein MKPADLYALVRDAALAFSQDNAPRLSAALAYYAFSAVAPLLFLVTVIAGYFLGQASVQQQLLEGIGGSVSPQVAEFIRTLLPKAAPSNAITVASIIGAVTVFLTATGLFVQLQASLNSLWGSDPPPVQNLWTLIRTRLIAFALVVFFGALIIAFLAGNTYLSAIAEGLGNTIGLGAFFVRLGSLVIGSLFFTPVFAVIYKFLPAVKLQWREVWIGAAITATLFTIGQTLIGLYFGRTAASSAYGAAGALFLMLLWIYYSSMLVFFGAEITWVYSQRYGTQAGGAGNPTKKAAVAQQGGEIGTHISASEAEAIRKTPPERLTPSQRLWLSEQTRPPEPPVAPPHAKPARLSIRSAIGNAVLALLALPSVLVLRLVGLFRRH